One window of Thermocoleostomius sinensis A174 genomic DNA carries:
- a CDS encoding sensor histidine kinase, whose amino-acid sequence MNWTNLALLNAGLAVGMGLGLAIGRSHRSRPLQSNLTTPSPSASATPEVPSSELSSPEVQTLTQQLQRTQLAYEMAREMAQFKAGFLGRTSHELRSPINTVISLHQLILADLAEDPAEEREFVNQANHAAKKMLAVLDQLIKISKTMHGTETLNLRSLDWQDVLMELEQFVQLQARNRNIRLQIEYPDSEIFVWADADWLRQSLLNLVDLPIALMPEGTIRLTSAVNQETQQLHLYIEDQRPASFWHEPVDLLSQLQQQSTLLDSSLDSSSKTALLDNVPPDLPTPGLLLLTTQMLLEFMGGRLEVLSVPSSPTSDQPNALRLTRIRCTLLLAA is encoded by the coding sequence ATGAATTGGACAAACTTGGCCCTGTTAAACGCAGGATTGGCAGTTGGCATGGGATTAGGATTGGCGATCGGGCGATCGCATAGATCTCGCCCCCTGCAATCAAACTTGACCACACCCAGTCCTTCTGCTTCTGCAACGCCAGAGGTTCCATCCTCAGAACTATCAAGCCCAGAGGTACAGACTCTAACACAGCAGCTTCAGCGTACTCAACTGGCCTATGAAATGGCAAGGGAGATGGCCCAGTTTAAAGCGGGGTTTTTGGGACGCACCTCCCATGAATTACGATCGCCCATCAACACTGTCATTAGTTTGCACCAGTTGATTCTGGCAGATTTGGCAGAAGACCCCGCAGAAGAACGAGAATTTGTCAACCAAGCCAATCACGCGGCCAAAAAAATGCTGGCCGTTTTGGATCAACTGATCAAAATTTCCAAAACGATGCATGGCACAGAAACGTTGAATTTACGATCGTTGGACTGGCAAGACGTTTTGATGGAATTGGAACAGTTTGTGCAGTTGCAGGCTCGGAACCGCAACATTCGACTTCAGATTGAATATCCCGACTCCGAGATTTTTGTGTGGGCAGATGCCGATTGGCTTCGACAAAGTTTGTTGAATTTGGTGGATTTGCCCATTGCCCTAATGCCAGAGGGAACTATTCGCCTCACCTCTGCGGTTAACCAAGAGACCCAACAATTGCACCTTTACATTGAAGATCAACGCCCTGCTAGCTTTTGGCACGAGCCTGTTGATCTGCTCTCACAACTACAGCAGCAGTCTACATTACTGGACTCGTCACTGGATTCGTCATCCAAAACCGCTTTGCTAGATAATGTCCCGCCCGACCTGCCTACCCCTGGCTTGTTACTGTTGACCACGCAGATGCTACTGGAATTCATGGGAGGACGGTTAGAGGTCTTGTCGGTTCCGAGTTCCCCCACGAGTGACCAACCCAATGCCTTACGTTTGACACGAATTCGGTGTACGTTACTGCTAGCAGCCTAA
- a CDS encoding FAD-dependent oxidoreductase, whose amino-acid sequence MPTITQSERFYDFIGFGDEVPGILALISAAREYRRRFGYAPRSLVMFKSSSLDGVGGHLVRGRLAYLDRSSVPLEIRQAYGLGDFGDPPAIYKEFLQRVGVAVVSIDPAKANQVLRQMMTEAGVDMLSSVAIESVLREGQKIAGIKLTRGELYRGKQFIDATVNAELAQAVGVRKLKGFQTFGLPNSELSVTLMFEVEGLPIAELKAVEAHYLRRFNNPSDTEAQRYLNAAAWSDPLLIKELRQDLGRRNSSGQFLMMYHGKDYIDVPTKALSVAYHAFRGTKLSLRESAAILDNANIAILPNGKLSWNALLFDVTADQAEELARNRAKPTAAMLQEMKFIETWFKSLGATSVRSALELYIRHAGNVTGVVEPLSGSAMLRGGVPNSEALGTFGYTFDTRGGIDGLKERANALGFSTLHFRPPLLNIGIRHALVKEVPNLAVVSPASGFEGYACSAGRIVEFNVGVGQGVGIAAAIALITGRNLADITNAEVRQVLASTGRLPKIYGETYVADAGALSEFEQQLGLGIAIA is encoded by the coding sequence ATGCCAACAATCACTCAATCGGAACGATTCTATGATTTCATCGGGTTTGGGGATGAAGTCCCTGGCATCTTAGCACTAATTTCTGCGGCTAGAGAATATCGCCGTCGCTTTGGGTATGCACCTCGGAGCCTGGTGATGTTCAAAAGTAGCTCGTTGGACGGCGTGGGGGGACATTTAGTACGGGGACGGCTGGCCTATCTCGATCGCAGCAGTGTTCCTCTGGAAATTCGTCAAGCCTATGGACTGGGCGACTTTGGCGATCCTCCCGCTATTTATAAAGAATTTTTACAGCGAGTCGGGGTGGCGGTGGTGTCGATTGATCCAGCCAAAGCCAATCAAGTGTTGCGGCAAATGATGACAGAGGCGGGCGTGGATATGCTCAGCAGTGTGGCGATCGAGTCGGTACTGCGAGAGGGTCAGAAAATTGCTGGAATTAAGCTGACACGAGGCGAACTCTATCGCGGCAAACAGTTTATTGATGCTACGGTCAATGCTGAACTAGCGCAGGCGGTCGGGGTGCGAAAACTCAAGGGGTTTCAAACGTTTGGGTTGCCCAACTCGGAGCTTTCAGTGACGTTGATGTTTGAGGTTGAAGGATTGCCGATCGCTGAGTTAAAAGCGGTAGAAGCCCATTATCTGCGACGTTTCAACAATCCCTCTGATACCGAGGCTCAGCGCTATCTCAATGCAGCCGCTTGGTCAGATCCACTATTAATCAAGGAACTGCGGCAAGATTTGGGGCGACGCAATTCTAGCGGGCAATTTCTGATGATGTATCACGGCAAAGATTACATCGATGTTCCTACAAAGGCTTTATCTGTGGCTTATCACGCCTTTCGGGGCACGAAGCTATCGCTGCGAGAAAGTGCGGCCATTTTGGACAATGCCAATATTGCCATTCTGCCCAATGGCAAGCTGTCCTGGAATGCGTTGCTGTTTGATGTCACAGCCGATCAAGCAGAGGAGTTGGCGCGCAACCGAGCGAAACCCACTGCGGCAATGCTGCAAGAGATGAAATTCATTGAAACCTGGTTTAAAAGCTTGGGGGCAACCAGCGTGCGATCGGCACTGGAACTATATATCCGCCATGCCGGAAACGTGACGGGTGTGGTGGAGCCTCTCAGTGGATCTGCCATGCTGCGCGGCGGTGTACCCAATAGTGAAGCGCTGGGAACCTTTGGCTATACGTTTGATACCCGTGGCGGCATTGACGGACTGAAAGAACGGGCAAATGCACTGGGATTCTCGACGCTGCACTTCCGACCTCCCTTGTTAAACATCGGCATTCGTCATGCGTTGGTGAAAGAGGTGCCGAATTTGGCAGTGGTCAGTCCGGCTTCTGGGTTTGAGGGGTATGCTTGCTCGGCTGGTCGGATTGTGGAGTTTAACGTGGGCGTTGGGCAAGGGGTAGGGATTGCCGCCGCGATCGCCTTGATCACTGGCAGAAATTTAGCTGATATCACCAATGCCGAAGTGCGGCAGGTTCTAGCTAGCACCGGACGGCTCCCAAAAATCTATGGAGAAACCTACGTTGCAGATGCTGGTGCCCTGAGCGAGTTCGAGCAACAACTAGGATTGGGCATTGCAATTGCGTAA